The Streptomyces sp. NBC_00670 genome window below encodes:
- a CDS encoding IS630 family transposase: protein MPGPKPLPLELSDHERRVLRGWLRKQTASQALVMRSRIVLACAEGRPNAEVAQDLGISRETVRKWRSRFAADRLEGLVDRPRSGAPRKITDEQVEALVARTLGQTPPTGDSHWSTRSMAQSAGMSQSAVSRIWRAFGLKPHIVETWKLSTDPQFVTKVRDVVGIYLSPPENALVLAVDEKSQIQALDRTQPVLPMAPTVPAKMTHDYVRHGTTSLFAALDIASGSVIAQHYRRHRHQEFLRFLKVIDAAVPKDLELHLVLDNYATHKTEPVKKWLLRHPRFHLHFTPTSASWLNLVERWFAELTSRKLRRSAHRSVIELERDIRGWINEWNKNPRPFVWTKTADNILDTLAAYCTRINDSGH from the coding sequence ATGCCTGGTCCGAAGCCGTTGCCGCTGGAGCTGTCCGATCACGAACGCAGGGTGCTGCGGGGCTGGTTGCGCAAGCAGACTGCGTCGCAGGCGCTGGTGATGCGGTCGAGGATCGTGCTGGCATGTGCGGAGGGTCGGCCGAACGCGGAGGTCGCGCAGGACCTGGGCATCTCGCGGGAGACGGTGCGCAAGTGGCGGTCCCGGTTCGCCGCGGACCGGCTGGAGGGCCTGGTGGACCGGCCGCGTTCGGGTGCACCGCGGAAGATCACGGACGAGCAGGTCGAAGCCCTGGTCGCCAGGACGCTCGGCCAGACGCCGCCGACGGGTGATTCGCACTGGTCGACGCGTTCCATGGCCCAGTCGGCAGGCATGTCGCAGTCGGCGGTCTCGCGGATCTGGCGGGCTTTCGGCCTCAAGCCCCACATCGTGGAGACGTGGAAGCTGTCGACCGATCCGCAGTTCGTGACCAAGGTCCGCGACGTGGTCGGCATCTACCTCTCGCCGCCGGAGAACGCCCTGGTCCTGGCGGTGGACGAGAAGTCGCAGATACAGGCCCTGGACCGGACCCAGCCGGTGCTGCCGATGGCGCCGACCGTGCCGGCGAAGATGACCCATGACTACGTCCGGCACGGCACGACCAGCCTGTTCGCCGCCCTGGACATCGCCTCCGGCTCGGTCATCGCCCAGCACTACCGCCGCCACCGCCACCAGGAATTCCTCCGCTTCCTGAAGGTCATCGACGCCGCCGTCCCCAAGGACCTCGAGCTTCACCTGGTCCTGGACAACTACGCCACCCACAAGACCGAACCGGTCAAGAAGTGGCTGCTGCGGCACCCCCGCTTCCACCTGCACTTCACCCCCACTTCGGCGTCCTGGCTCAACCTCGTCGAGCGCTGGTTCGCCGAGCTGACCTCCCGCAAACTCCGCCGCTCGGCCCACCGCAGCGTCATCGAACTCGAACGGGACATCCGCGGCTGGATCAACGAGTGGAACAAGAACCCCAGACCGTTCGTCTGGACGAAGACCGCCGACAACATCCTCGACACCCTCGCCGCATACTGCACACGAATTAACGACTCAGGACACTAG